In Notolabrus celidotus isolate fNotCel1 chromosome 22, fNotCel1.pri, whole genome shotgun sequence, the genomic stretch TACAACTGCATCAAATCAGACATCATCCATGTGTGaagaaccagacccaaaccctAGAGTCCGACCTCCCTTTTTCAGCAACACAACATGCATATCAAATGTTAAGTTCTTACTTGAGCATGTTTTCTTGTCTGCATTCAACACATATCCTTCAAAACACTCGCAGAGCTGGGAGTTTCCATCCCTGACACAAATGTGCTGACAGTCGTGCCCCTGGGAACATGGCTCCAAACCGGGAACAAGACACTTCCACAACTAACATCCACCGAGCTTGAACTATGAGTTAGCAGTGAAAAAAGCCCTATCTGCATTAAATCTGTCCCTAATTCAGCAAGGTAATTTCATTTAAACTTTTAACAACATATTTCAATTCACCCTTTCATTTGCAGGCTATGTAAGAGCTGACTGAGTGAACCCTCCATGTGCTTTTGCCCCAGTATCCCAATTTTCTGCTCAATTGGAATAAGCTCATTAAGACTAGCATACATCACCATGCCTCATTAACTCTTGCTTTAGCAATTTCAACCCACTTTGTTACACAACTACACCTCACAATGCAGCATATGGGATTTGACGTGACACTTGATTCTTTTACGAGAGAATGCATCAAAATCAGTTACAATTGAAGTTCTTACGTGAACATGTTTTCTGGTCTGCGTTCAAAGTGTATCCCTCACGACACTTGCAAAGGTATGAATCACCATTGTTCACACAAGTATGCTGGCAGTCGTGTCTCTGGGTGCATACATCTGGAACTGAAAACAGACACATCCACAACTAACATCGAGATGTTTGTgaccaaatttaaaaaatctgtaatGTCAAGTTTGTTATTTATGTGCATGTTTAGTCCAGATGGTAAAGCCTGAGTTCTTGCATGAACAATTTTTCCAGTCTGCATTTAACAAATACCCAGACTGACCCAATTTTGTAGAATCACGTTGAtggcatcacatttttttttatataaaatgaaatTTTGCAGTTTTGATATTTTGTCTTTTCACATTTTGCAATTACATATATGGTGCAAATGATTTACTAACAATAAAAAGCTGTCGTTATCAAAATTTCTAAagctacaatgttacaatgttacattgtcatttagcagacgcttttatccaaagcgacgtacatatgagacaaagaacaacacaagcaaagatctagacaaagaggaaacaagatcagtacgagtaacaaagtgcttcaagttaaTTTGGGTTCAGGTACTGGCAGTAATTGTCTAACAAAGTACCTGCACCAAGCGTCCCAATACtctggaattggggttgtaataagaggaagaaacagaaTGCCGTAAAGgtttaaaggtttaaaagcattaaaggttAATCGCTTCTAGTCTGCCATCGACAATGCACTTTGCTGCAATGAGACGCTTTGATATTAAATCTGTGGCAATTAATTTATTAACGTTGTTTTTATGGAATGTCCTGTTTTTCCTAAAATGTCTCGCTAGTCTTATTTTTACTAGAGTGTCAATATTAATTTTGTTGTATTCCTACgatgacaataaaggcttctAATTATGATATTGACAAGGTGGCAGGACTTAAGCAACCAGATTTTACATCAACAAGGTCTGACATCATCCTAAAAGAGGAGTCAAAGCAAAGTGTTTCGCCAACTTGTAGCTTTAAAATTTAAACATCTAAAGCAGCAAACAGCAATACTCCAATATAACCTCACAGAATAAGTTTTCCTGCATTTTGGAAGCGCAAAACACAGCGCTCTGACATGCATATCAAACATATAGATGTAAAGGTTCTTACGTGAGCACGTTTTCTGGTCTGCATTTAACACATATCCCTCATGACACTTGCAAAGGTATGAATCACCATTGTTGACACAAACATGCTGGCAGTCATGGCCTGGGTCACATGTATCAAATCCTGAAAAAAAGACTTCAACAGCTTACTCTTACACCATCAGATTAGATCAGCATTCATTCAACTCAAATATTCAGGCCTTGCCCAAAGCTTCAAGTAGGACTGCACCGAGACATTCAAATCACAAAGTCCATGCTCTTACTTGAACACGTTTTTTGATCTGCGTTTAACTTATATCCCACGCCACATGTGCAGATGTACGAGTCATCACTGTTCACACAAAGCTGCTGGCAATCATGACCACTGGAACATGGATCAGAGCCTGCAACAGACATGTCTGCATGTTACGGACATCTCATGACATACGCCAACATTACTGGTTCTCTGTATTCTCTCAAGTGCTCAAGTATACTGTAATAATCCAGACACACTCCTGAGGCAGTGATTCCCAAACTGTAGTTGGTGTATCACCGGACAGCTCAACAACACATCAACAGCTTAACTTGGCCTCTTCCACCCTGATGAAACTCCACATGGAAGAACTTTCTGTTCTGATCTCACAAACTCACACGTAAATGTATTTCAACAGATTTCATACCAGCAGATAAAGTCTACCTGAAAAGTCCAGGTTGGTCTTTTGTGAGCAGGTTCTCTGGTCTGCATTCAAAACATATCCTGCTCGACATTTGCAGATGTACGAATCATCAGTGTTGACACAAATGTGCTGGCAGTCATGCCCCAGAGAGCATGAATCCAAACCTGATGGCAAAACTGTAACGATTAACATGAAGTGCTTAAGGTCAAACTGTAGTAGTCTCATCAGATATTACTGCATACTATGGAGGAGTGCTAGGGTCAGGGATGAGAAACAAATGatcagaggaggaagattttctttttaactcatGATCAAGTTCCAGAAAAAATGAAACCTGCAAAAAAGGTTTgtctttttagactctgatgtGTTAAAAACAGCGACGAACACAGCAGTTCAGCATCATGAAGCAGGGAAAAAATCTTCCTTCTCTGATATTTTTCTCTCATCCTCCAAATGTccataatgcaaaaacaaagcaaCCAACCAAATCTATGAATACACTCTGGTTCTTACGTGAGCAGGTTCTCTGGTCTGCATTCAACACATATCCCTGCTGACATGTGCAGATGTACGAGTCATCAGTTCTTACACACATGTGTTGGCAGTCGTGGTCTTGGCTGCATGTGTCTGAACCTGTGAAGAAAAACTTTCACATCCAACCAACAAAATCTGACTACACAACATATGAAGCCCAGAGTCAGATCGTTCAACTGTGGTCTGATTTTGCTGTTCTGGGATCAgcctagagctgggcgatattgaaaaagatgttgttACAATAACCTTTTTCATATCAGCCGATATCGATAATTaccatgataaatatcaaatcattatttcatttaaatatgaaGGCAGATTTTtcccctgagtgaaagttgaagaccgTCGggttttagttttctgataagcttcttgaatacCTAATCTCTGaaggtgctaacaggaagcaggtctttgtgtaagatgagattttagttttagtttgtagattcttatttttctcagttttagataatttgcataatttgatttaaatctaCAACAaccatctttaagccccgcctacctcttactCTGCAACATGGATGGCTGTTTAATGACATCATCTtattctgtctaatgttgggcgGCAACTAGCGTTTCAGACACATTATCTCTTTCCAGTGGTTTGGGGTGTaactacaggtttaaatatgtcacatttttatcaaacatttattatatttatattgagaaaaattatatcaaaaCAATTAGCATTAtcgatttatcgcccagccctagatcAGCATATTGCAGCTGAAACCCCCCAACCTGTAAGAGCCTTATAAAGTCTTTAATGGTCACTCCACAGGTGAGAACAGGTTGCTTGTGGAACTGATATTTAGTTCATGATTTTGCAGCCATTTTCACAATTTAGTCAGAGCTACATTTGGAAATCAAGTATTTTATACATCTGAATTTCCTCATTCTGCCATCAAAGCCCCTGTTACAACTCCAACTCCTCACAGTTGTTAGGGAAGATGATTACAGTAACTTCCccattgctttttaaaaaatgtgcaatagTCATCTCCCTCTACAACTCTGTTTCAGCGCTCTGCAGCCGTCTAAGTTGGCTGATCACACTCCGTAGAGCTTCGGTCTAAGAGAAGGTTTTTTTGGACCCTCTGAGCATCCAATGGCACCGTTAGAGTTTGTGTCCCTCAGTTCAGGCTGTCATCACGTGCTCCTAGTTTCATTTGTGCCAGATAGTGTCGCCTCTGATCAATTTAGGGCAACCCAAAACATTAGTGACAAGAGCTGGTATGCGGAGTGTCCACAGCACAAAATGCCTAACTAACCAATGCTCAAAGGGAGCCTCAGAAATTCTTCACAACAACAAGTTCCTGCCTCTAATTAGGCTTTTCCCATCCAATCCCAAATCAGTGTTCTGGCAAGACTCATCATAATAACACTTCAGCCATGTGAAACTCTACAACAGTGAATCCCAGCTGCATTTGTAACACACAGACGTCAGAGACAAACATGAAGGTAAAAAGAGGGATTCTTACGTGAGCATGTTTTCTTGTCCGGGTTCAGGACGTATCCTTCACGACACTTGCAGTTGTATGAGTTCTCATTGTTGACGCAGATGTGTTGGCAGTTGTGACCCTGAGCGCATGCATCCAAACCTGCAAAGAGACACTCTGCTGTCTGATTGGCTTAAATAAAATCGACAAAGTGGTGTTATACATCTGAGTTGGTGAGTTGTTAGCAAAGATTCATGAGCCTTTGTGCAATTAAAAGTCCACAGCAGAAGAGCATGCAGATTAGGCAGCTTGATTTCTGATTTTAGTTAAAGTGATGACTCAACTTCTTGTGTCAAATCCTGTCACAATTTCCCGACAAACAGTTTAGATCATGCAAAGCAAACAGCCTTATTGCATGTCTCTTATTGAAGCCAGTGTTGTAAATGGACAGAAGTTGGTTTCATTCAAGAAGAGAGGTAGACTGAGCTCAGTTCTCAGGTTCACgttgtcattttaaaacaagtttCAGACTTTAAGTGCAAAAAGCTAACACGACTCCTATGTGTGAGTTAACAGCTCGCTTGTTTGGATGTTTCAAAACTTTCTTTATGGATGGAAAAAGTTGGAGATCTAGGAAGCTAAGACATTGTCGTCTTTTAAGtcgcttttaaaaactcactattttagacgtgctttttattgattttatggtttattgctttgatgcttgttttattattactgCTGGATTATGATACGTTCTTTATTACTGCCTATTTGTCTTTTTTGCGGTAACTTTTGCATCACATCTCAGCTGCTTTTTGGTCTCACTTGATGActatacaaatacaaacacatttttttaagcaaGCTTCCTGTTAcattacaaaatatatatatacagtaaatCTAAGTTTTCACTCAAATACGTTTAATGCAGGACTACATTGTGCCGTGCAGAATGAGTAGCCGTTGCTGTCAGAGAGCGCAAAAGCCCAAACTCTGGAGAATAAGCGGGCGCCATGGCATGAGGCACAAGCTGCAGCTGAGGAGCGGTGTGCAGGGAGCGGCGTGCTCTCTGTGAAACGTAAAGGCAGCATCATATTGGGTCTCAACCATTTCAAAGTACTCAGGTTTGTAGAGTTCACTCTGACTCTGCAGATCAACCTGTGATCAGCAGtttgtcttctctttcttctgtttgttggaGCATGATTCAGCGTAGATTGCGTCCTTGTTGTCACCATCTGAGTGGTAACAGATAATGAACGCATGAAGAGAAAtctaaaacacaacaagaggcAGAACATAGTGTTCTTATCCTTGTGTGTaaaaccaaagaagaagacCAGTGCCTTTAAAATGGAGATTCCCTCTATGGTGCTGCCCGTACGATCACAGGTGTAGTTTAAAGGACGGATCGGACGTACCGTTGTTTCCTTTatcctgttttttattaatttttccaTTACGGTCTTGGTCTTTTCTGCGGTCTAGGCCTAGTCCATAATCACGGTTTGCACCATCTATTGGAATATCCGCACTCCCGTTATCATCATCCTTACCACACAAGGTTTCCCTAAATTTGGAAGTGAGCTTCTCAATGACCCCGTAGGTCTCCACATAGAAGACATGGTCGTCATGTGGCTGGCTGGCCATGAGACGGAGGGACGCCATATCGGCTCTGTCCACTCCCACGGCGTAGATCTCGATCCCTGCTGTCCGAGCTGCTGCTGATACTTCCTCCACTTTGTCCTGGGGCCTCCCGTCTGTCACTATAATGGCGACTTTTGCGATGCTCATGGTGTTGGCTCGAGCTCCTGCCTCTGCGGTGAAAGCTTTCTCCATTGCGGTCTTTATGGCCATGCCAGTCATGGTTCCTGAAGCAAGGGGCTCGACCCGGGCCAGCGCCTGCTTTAGAGCAGACTTGTGAAAATGAGTCTTCAGCAGAAACTCAATCTTGACCGTGCTGGCATAGTTGACCAGGCCGACTCGTGTGGCGTCCGAGCCGACCTCCAGGCTGTCCACCATTTCCTGCAGGAACTCTTTGGCTTTTTCAAACTCAGCGGGGCGGACGCTGCGGGAGCTGTCGATGATGAACACCAGGTCTATGGGGCGGTTTCTGCAGTTGGCCCTTgatgctgttaaaaaaaaaaaaaaggctggttaggatgtttaaaatgaaatcaaaatgttTCACAACAGATGTCTTTGAAATACAGATTCAAATACAACATCACTGTTCTGAGAACGGATGAAACAAAGTACCTGCACTGGTCCTGATGGATGAAACAGAGCCTCTTGAGTCTCGAGCAGACTCCCATGATGCACTTGGAGCAACTGTCTGTTGCAGCTGTGAGGCCGGCTGGCTTCTCTTTGGTGGCTGCTGGTGGGAGGGCTGATGAGACCTGGAATTAGTGCCACCGGCTTTGccaagagggagggagaaagtaACATTTAATCATTGCTTCTTTTGGTGCATATGGATGTTTGTTCCCATTATTTCATGCTCAAGATGTTTAAAtcatttatacacatacattcatttttttcatgaatgTCTCCTTTGTTTGTGAATTTAATGTTCAGCTCCCCGGTTTTATAAATTGTGACACTGCACTGGTTTGAAGGTATGAATGAATGCAGGATGTCTCATGAATTCTTAGATTATGTCTCTATGACTTTGTGTGATAAGTTAACACTTTATAAATCATCCAAAAGtctaataatgttttaaaaagagttATATTGaaccctctgtttctctttgttcaACAACATTAAATAGCACCATGGGAAAAACATGCTTCTCATGTGGACTCTCCCTCAGTCAGACATTATCACTTCTACATACGTgatcaacagaagaagaaaatgataaTTGATCAAAAAACAATAGCAGGAATGTTTGTTTGAAACTTCTTCATCCATTTGATCCCACAAAACGTTATTTGCAAAAGACAAGGAGGACAGTGGTTCTTCCTGCTCCTTATGTGGACTTGTCACTGAAACTTTAATACTCCTGTTTTGGGGCTTCCATGTTATTTTCAGGAGCAGAAAATGTCaataatatttgttttaatttttttaaatatctaactTTATTCTACAAAGACATTATTGTTGGTTCTTGTGAGTTTTGCCACTCAGAATTAAAACAATACCACATCAATAAACTTTTCATATTACTTCAATAAGACATTTAGTCTTCTTCTGGGAGATTTTTGCGAGCTACAGCAATTTATTGAAAGGATTGAGCACTCTGAGGCCTTGGATGCTTTTGGCATTTGGTTgtataaaatgaaatgttaatttgttccAGAAATGGTAAAAGCGTTCTGTCGTTTGtgaaattgtctccaactttgtaaaagtgtttcatcttttgtaaatttgttttgttttgtcttgggtaaaagtgttttttttgattttgtaattttgttttataaaatgtaaaaatgtttcccaaaatgtaaatttgtctccaactttgtaaaagtgtttcatcttttgtaattttgttttgtccttcagggccaccgttgtattgcttttatttaatcATGAATACttgaaatataaatgagaaaacAATATTGGCATGTAAGAGTGAACCAAATATTATAATAAGTTCATGATTTTGCTCCAAATGTCTCCAATCTGGCGGAACAGTGGCGCGTAAAGCACAACCATTGCGCGTAAACACAGCACGCACAGCACGTGGATACTGTGACAGTCATATAATGCATACATTATGGTTCagcataataatgataaattcATGAACTCACCTCCAGTGTCAGGTCTGCGTCTCTCCTGCGCCAGGTAGCCGTGGTCACCTAGTCGCGCGCCCTGCTGATGATCACTCAGCTGCACCTCTTGGAAAGTTTCCGCACTGGGTTCTTCATAAGAGGTTTGTTCGATAGACTCAACATCTTGAAAGCGCTGATGGACCCTCGGAGGGACCTGCGGGGACACCCGTGAGACTGGAGGACGGATGGAGTGAATCTGCCGGCGCTGAGACCCAAACTCAGAGTAAGTTCCCAGAGTTCCCGGTACCAGGATGGTGAAAAAACATAGCAGTCCCCACAGTGATGGAGTCATGATGCCGTTCTGTCCTTTGGTCCACTTCCACAGCTGAGTATGGCGCTTTTATATGATCCCGTCCACGTCTGACGAGGCGTGGAGAGCACGAGACCCAATCCAAGGCCACCTGGAAGAGGTGAGGAGAGAGGTGCAAGGATGTgccaaaataaagaaacatatcAAAACGATAAATTAATGTCCAAAAAGTCTGAAATATAGATTACAAAGGGGAACATTTTGatgacaaagaaaaatacattttggaaaaaagaCACACTAacattcaaaagtttggaaacaccttctcattcaagggtttgtattatttaaatgatttgaaacactgtagattaacacCAAAGAATGGCCATAAAAATGTGCAGGGAGACAGCCCAGAGACTGTTCATTGGCAGCTTGtaaataaagttgttaaatatgaatatatgatCATGTTTGAGGGACTGACACAGTTTTATTACTTTTCATAAGCAGACAAGAACATCAGCGATAAGGCTGATCATTTCCATACTGTGATTTTTTATGTCTGTAACCACTACATTGGGTAGGCACTCCTTCTTTGACTTTATCAGCAGTAAATAATAAAAGTGGATAACATGCCTAACTGTTAAAAGGAAGCAGGCCCAATGTACGTACAGGCATTTTAATCCccctacattttttttgtggAAAGCCTCTTTAGATGAGTTATCTTGAAAAATCAGAGCATAAAAAAGTGTCATTTAACTCAACAACCTTTatgtgaaataaatgaatgtgaAAGAAGAATTCAGTGTTACAAATTAGTCATAAATTAACTCCAAAGCATGGCTATATTTCAACTGAGGATGTTTTccataaaataatgaatgaatctGAATTAAATTATAGCAGCCAGACTCCAAGAGGCGGGCAGGGGGCGCTAAAACAGTCATATACAGAAAGaaacctcacaggagctttaaataaattacacagaaaagagctgcagagaaaaataGACTTATTTCAattcataaattaaataattgtaatttaaaaacaaagacaaacacagacaggattGTGAAGACCAGGGGCGTTGCTAGGCATAAAGCTCTACTggggcgcacacacacacacacacacacacacacacacacacacacacacacacacacacacacacacacacacacacacactttttatggGCAGGTGTTTTCTCATGCCCTCTAAAGAGAGCCAGAGTTTTTTTCTagttagtgaaaccagtgctcacAAATGTGTCATGGTTCATGTGCTTACCAAACATCatacatgagaaacaaaaagctgcatctctatttacagaatattataaccagggaaagctttcaaaccattgtgaatttaatgatgtttttttttttaacccaaagcagtgctggggatagtgggacttcacttgtttaggAATTGATGAATGTAAGGGAAACACTGCGGTGgatgcaacacattaacaactgcgcctaaagtcttttcctttacttccgatggccagtccgcccctgatactggggcacagctcatttatactGAGGCACGTGCCCCAGTAAAGGGGGTCTGGCGACGCCCCTGGTGAAGACCAATGGAAGTACATCTGagaattatttgtatttatcttattatctATCTTgacatatttcatgtttttattatcttatataTATTTCTCTTTGTATTGCTTTTCAATGTTCTCCTTCTTTATGAACTGATTTGCTAAGTATAATATAAACTCAGGTATACTATGAATGAACTGTGCAAACAGAAACTCCTATTTGTGGAGGTAGGAGATACTCAGTGAGCTTTGTCTTCATGTAGCATGCTGCCCTCTCATGGACTGCCCTGCAAACTCTGCTGCAATCTTAAAGTCTCACAGAATCGAATGCAGTTTGTAGAGTGTAGCTAAAAAACGACCTGTAATAAAAGAGCCTCAGGAGTCTTCTATTTATCGGTACATGAATCTGCTGTGAAATTCAAATCCCCATGATGTTCTCGTCACAGTGTTCTTTGAGGACGTGTGCGT encodes the following:
- the LOC117805827 gene encoding matrilin-2-like, which gives rise to MTPSLWGLLCFFTILVPGTLGTYSEFGSQRRQIHSIRPPVSRVSPQVPPRVHQRFQDVESIEQTSYEEPSAETFQEVQLSDHQQGARLGDHGYLAQERRRPDTGAGGTNSRSHQPSHQQPPKRSQPASQLQQTVAPSASWESARDSRGSVSSIRTSAASRANCRNRPIDLVFIIDSSRSVRPAEFEKAKEFLQEMVDSLEVGSDATRVGLVNYASTVKIEFLLKTHFHKSALKQALARVEPLASGTMTGMAIKTAMEKAFTAEAGARANTMSIAKVAIIVTDGRPQDKVEEVSAAARTAGIEIYAVGVDRADMASLRLMASQPHDDHVFYVETYGVIEKLTSKFRETLCGLDACAQGHNCQHICVNNENSYNCKCREGYVLNPDKKTCSRSDTCSQDHDCQHMCVRTDDSYICTCQQGYVLNADQRTCSLLPSGLDSCSLGHDCQHICVNTDDSYICKCRAGYVLNADQRTCSQKTNLDFSGSDPCSSGHDCQQLCVNSDDSYICTCGVGYKLNADQKTCSRFDTCDPGHDCQHVCVNNGDSYLCKCHEGYVLNADQKTCSLPDVCTQRHDCQHTCVNNGDSYLCKCREGYTLNADQKTCSRSDHCDLGHKCQHICVNSDDSYTCKCRVGYILNPDKKTCSRSGSCSQDHGCQHVCVSTDDSFVCMCREGYMLNGDQRTCSPLGLDACAQGHDCQHMCVNNGNSYVCKCFEGYVLNADQKTCSRVGSDACAQGHDCQHMCVNNGNSYVCKCFEGYVLNADQKTCSRVGLDACAQGQDCQHMCVNNGNSYVCKCFEGYVLNSDQKTCSRVGLGACPQGHNCQHMCVNNGSSYVCKCSEGYVLNTDQKTCSRVGLDACAQGHDCQHMCVKNENSYVCKCYEGYVLNADQKTCSRLSLDACAQGHECQHLCVNNGNSYVCKCRVGFALNMDRKTCSRSDACAQGHNCQHVCINNGESYNCKCRVGYVLNADQKTCSQEMRSEITEDACMCEAQILFQKKVQSAIQELSRKLDELFEKVNIIESQQQY